tgctgctcctgctgccccTCCcctttcttcttttttttaaatttgccCAATTGCTGGCATGATATTTGTGTGGCAGGGCAGGGGACAGGGGGCAGGAGTCGCGTTACTATACATATATGGAGGCCGGGCCGGTCGGGCCTTATTTGCCTTTCAACTCAGGGACCCCGGATCGCGCGCTTTATTTATGCAAATGTCAAATATTTTGATATGGCGCTGCCATGTGAATGAAAGCAAACGGAAGTCCTGTGCTTCCTCCATTGAGAGTGGTATTATTTGGCCAACCAACAAGCCGAATATGTGCCACTAATATGACCGCCCCCTAGCCCTAAAACCACACCATCATCGCCACTGCCAGCAGGTCGACGTCCATCTCCGATGAGTGGAGGTGAAGGTGGAGGcggtggcaagtggcaagtggaGTAATTATGGCATTTTCTAAATTCCTCGTGTGCCTCCTTCTGGGGGCTACTGCTActcctccctctctctctcctggAGGCTCCTGAAACACCTCCTGGGGTTACTGTTATTCCCGCTCCTGAGGTTGTTGCTTCTGTTGCCTCATGAAGACTCCTGCTACACCTCCTGCCACCCCTGAGGGTTCTGCCTCATCTCATTTTGttgccaacacgaacttttctttgttgttggcTTTGTTGTCCTGGGAAGCAGGCAGATAGGACTGCAGGGCCAGGAGGAAGGGGAGCAGCTGTGGGGCTGGGAATGGGAATTTTCGAGATTATTGGCACGTAACGTAAATTACTTCGCAAAaggaatttttaattttaacaACACCAAAGAGGGACATCTaaaagacacacacacacacactcacagcACACCGACAATTTTCCATTGATTATTtttccaaaaaaaaacgagcgAGCCGCCTGTTGAATTTCCTTAGAAACTTATTTCTGGGCAATCAAATTGCTAATGGAGCTGCTGCCCAAGCAGCCGTAAACTCAATTAGTCTGATATTTTTGGGTGGAGCATTTGTTGCCGAAACTTTCCAGAGTTGAGTGACCCCCAGACGGGGCAGGCTGGATGTGGGGCTCTACATCACCATCGCATTGAGAGATCGCGGCTGTGGTGGCTGCAACTCCATGGCCTTCTGGCCCCAGGTGGTGGTCGCCGGATGGACAATCACCTTGCGCTTCTTCTTGAAAGTCAGCGTTTCGTAGTGGTAGTTCTGGGAGACTTTCGCAGAGTTGAGATTGCTCACAAATGCCAGCCCAATGGGGTCCAGATTCACGTAGAAGCAGTTCAGCAAAAAGATATCGAAATTGAGGCGTGCTACCAGCTCGTAAGCGGCGCTCAGTTTCTCATTCCAGATGCTCACCGAAGTGAAGTCCACCGACTCGCGCGCCTGCAGCTGGAGGGCTTCCTTGAAGGTGCGAAAGGTGTGCAGGGTTATGACCCCAGTGGGTCCATCCCCCAGGTAACTGTGACTGAGATCGAAGACAATCGTGGGCGAGGCGTGCCGTGGCACCTTCTCCAAGGAGGACACAATCGTTCTGGCCTTCAACTCTTCGATTCTGGTCAGAGTTGTCAGATACACCGGATGATTGGCTATCTCTGGGCGCAGCTCCTCCAAGTGATCCTCCAGACGATTCACAAACTCCTCCAGCATGGActcctgcagcagcagcgtggCCACCGCATTGGCCGCAAAGGGATCGTGTATGGACTCCAACAGATAGTGCATGGCACAATTGATGTCCCCATCCGCACAGAGTATCATCAGACGCGGCGAGCTCCATTTGTATTTGATTTCCTCGGGCTCCTCCGAGAATGGCTCTCCCGAGCCAATGCTCTGAAACATTCGAGCGCCAGCCGTTAACGCCTTGGGAGCATCGCCACTTGCAGTATCCTTCTCGACTTCTATAGCGATTGGCAGACTGACACTAAGATCTTTGCAGCAGTCCAGATTGTGTATTGTTTCATATTTGATGAGTGGCACCGGCAGCAGGGGATATTTTGGGATGATAATCTCTTCTTCTATGATACTACCTTTCATTTTGCTTGAATTTATACGAGTATTAGGCGGAAAAATTTGTTGATTTTCTTGGATATGATAATGATTTGACAGTGTAGGCAATGGGAGCTTTTACAGACCCCAAACTGCTGGGAAATCTGGTACTACTGATAAGTAGTACGCCCCTATCATCTAAGGTAGATCCCATCCCATTGAACCCCTCTATCATCTAGTATAAACCTATGCCAAAATAGTGGGTACTCTTCGACAAAACCCATTTGAATGTGCACTTCCCCTACGAGTATCATCTGGTTTCTACATACTTCCCACAAAGTGTTGCCCAACTTCCCTGGTGAACACACACATATTATCGCTGCGATTTATCAAATCTCTCTCACTTGGTTCACACTTGATTTGGCTGCCAGTTGACCTAAGGACCTTATT
This region of Drosophila miranda strain MSH22 chromosome 2, D.miranda_PacBio2.1, whole genome shotgun sequence genomic DNA includes:
- the LOC108157301 gene encoding uncharacterized protein LOC108157301 → MKGSIIEEEIIIPKYPLLPVPLIKYETIHNLDCCKDLSVSLPIAIEVEKDTASGDAPKALTAGARMFQSIGSGEPFSEEPEEIKYKWSSPRLMILCADGDINCAMHYLLESIHDPFAANAVATLLLQESMLEEFVNRLEDHLEELRPEIANHPVYLTTLTRIEELKARTIVSSLEKVPRHASPTIVFDLSHSYLGDGPTGVITLHTFRTFKEALQLQARESVDFTSVSIWNEKLSAAYELVARLNFDIFLLNCFYVNLDPIGLAFVSNLNSAKVSQNYHYETLTFKKKRKVIVHPATTTWGQKAMELQPPQPRSLNAMVM